The following proteins come from a genomic window of Microbacterium sp. JZ31:
- a CDS encoding GNAT family N-acetyltransferase, whose product MPELSALTEPLVVGELVLTPVARDDLPELHRLHADPAVWRHLPSGRHRTLVRSREMLEHYIDDWQHGLGYWTVRLRTSGDFVGIGGCRLRESAAWNIYYRLEPGYQGRGFATAIARAGMGAATHVDPDIPISAVLLEHNLASKAVAEKLGLSLVWRGPDEGNPDPDAIRLVYADRDVTTEQLDVLRS is encoded by the coding sequence GTGCCCGAATTGTCAGCGCTGACCGAGCCGCTTGTGGTCGGCGAACTGGTGCTCACGCCCGTCGCACGCGACGACCTTCCCGAGCTGCACCGGCTCCATGCCGATCCCGCCGTGTGGCGGCACCTGCCGTCCGGTCGTCACCGCACCCTCGTGCGCTCGCGCGAGATGCTCGAGCACTACATCGACGACTGGCAGCACGGTCTCGGCTACTGGACGGTGCGGCTGCGGACCTCCGGCGACTTCGTGGGCATCGGCGGGTGCCGCCTGCGCGAGAGCGCGGCGTGGAACATCTACTACCGCCTCGAGCCGGGCTACCAGGGCCGCGGCTTCGCGACCGCGATCGCGCGCGCCGGCATGGGCGCGGCGACGCACGTGGATCCGGACATTCCCATCAGCGCGGTCCTGCTCGAGCACAATCTCGCCTCGAAGGCCGTCGCGGAGAAGCTCGGGCTGTCGCTCGTGTGGCGCGGGCCGGACGAGGGGAACCCGGATCCGGACGCCATCCGCCTCGTCTACGCCGACCGCGACGTGACCACGGAGCAGCTCGACGTGCTGCGTTCCTAG
- a CDS encoding Fpg/Nei family DNA glycosylase gives MPEGHSVHRIARQFARNFVGRTVEASSPQGRFADGAAVLSGRTPTTARAVGKQMFLEFDGEIWLRVHLGLYGAWDFAGEILVDSTIASANGRMGQTNQRGTDLATPADVPVFDDAGENSLTSIGAPRKTRVHVRMSEQTKSLEPSAGGGADDTAAPDAEWPPPVVGQVRLRLLTDVTCADLRGPTACAIETPEQVAAVIARLGPDPLVGDPAENEERFVAAVRARNVAIGQLLMDQSVVSGIGNVYRAEMLFRANLDPHTPGKAIPEEVVRGMWRDWVELLRIGVETGQMMTMDGLEGEAWRKAMAHRDDRHWVYHRAGLPCRVCGTEIVLEEMQARKLYWCPNCQR, from the coding sequence ATGCCCGAGGGTCATTCCGTCCACCGCATCGCGCGCCAGTTCGCGCGCAACTTCGTCGGTCGCACCGTCGAGGCCTCCAGCCCGCAGGGGCGCTTCGCCGACGGCGCCGCCGTCCTGAGCGGCCGCACGCCGACCACGGCGCGCGCCGTTGGAAAGCAGATGTTCCTCGAGTTCGACGGGGAGATCTGGCTGCGCGTGCACCTCGGGCTCTACGGCGCGTGGGACTTCGCGGGCGAGATCCTCGTCGACTCGACGATCGCATCGGCGAACGGCCGGATGGGACAGACGAACCAGCGCGGCACGGATCTCGCGACGCCCGCAGACGTGCCGGTGTTCGACGACGCGGGAGAGAACTCGCTCACCTCGATCGGGGCTCCGCGCAAGACGCGCGTGCACGTCCGGATGTCGGAGCAGACCAAGTCCCTGGAGCCCTCCGCAGGCGGCGGAGCGGACGACACCGCCGCGCCTGACGCGGAATGGCCGCCGCCGGTCGTGGGTCAGGTGCGGCTGCGCCTCCTGACCGACGTGACGTGCGCCGATCTCCGAGGCCCGACGGCGTGCGCGATCGAAACGCCCGAGCAGGTCGCCGCCGTGATCGCACGGCTCGGTCCGGATCCGCTCGTGGGGGATCCCGCCGAGAACGAGGAGCGCTTCGTCGCCGCCGTGCGGGCGCGCAACGTTGCGATCGGTCAGCTGCTCATGGACCAGTCGGTCGTGAGCGGCATCGGCAACGTGTACCGCGCCGAGATGCTGTTCCGCGCGAACCTCGATCCGCACACGCCCGGGAAGGCGATCCCGGAGGAGGTCGTGCGCGGGATGTGGCGCGACTGGGTCGAGCTGCTGCGCATCGGCGTCGAGACCGGTCAGATGATGACGATGGACGGCCTCGAGGGTGAGGCCTGGCGCAAGGCGATGGCGCATCGCGACGACCGGCACTGGGTCTACCACCGCGCCGGTCTGCCGTGCCGGGTCTGCGGCACGGAGATCGTTCTGGAGGAGATGCAGGCGCGCAAGCTGTACTGGTGCCCGAATTGTCAGCGCTGA
- a CDS encoding ribose-5-phosphate isomerase, with product MRIHIATDHAGLEFSTQLQHHLAEQGHEVVDHGPIEYDPVDDYPAFCIRAAQAVVADQRAGVPALGIVFGGSGNGEQIAANKVEGVRAALVWSIATAELAREHNDANVIAIGARQHSFEEVVSFIDRFVETPFSHDERHVRRIGQIAAYEQDGSLQPDPRA from the coding sequence ATGCGCATCCACATCGCGACCGACCACGCCGGCCTCGAGTTCTCGACCCAGCTGCAGCACCACCTGGCCGAGCAGGGGCATGAGGTCGTCGATCACGGACCGATCGAGTACGACCCGGTCGACGACTACCCGGCCTTCTGCATCCGGGCGGCGCAGGCGGTCGTCGCGGATCAGCGAGCGGGCGTGCCGGCGCTCGGCATCGTGTTCGGCGGCTCGGGCAACGGGGAGCAGATCGCGGCGAACAAGGTCGAGGGCGTGCGCGCCGCGCTCGTGTGGAGCATCGCGACGGCCGAGCTCGCGCGCGAGCACAACGACGCGAACGTGATCGCGATCGGCGCGCGTCAGCACTCCTTCGAGGAGGTCGTGAGCTTCATCGACCGGTTCGTCGAGACGCCGTTCTCCCACGATGAGCGGCATGTGCGCCGCATCGGCCAGATCGCGGCGTACGAGCAGGACGGCTCGCTCCAGCCCGACCCGCGCGCCTGA
- a CDS encoding ferrochelatase yields MEDVNEQRDDNQTSGSTPVTATLERPGPLFASKAASSGAPFIETPVAYDAILLASFGGPEGQDDVIPFLRNVTRGRGIPDERLEEVATHYRHFHGVSPINEQNRELKAALEAEVARRGLDLPIYWGNRNWDPFLEDAVREAHADGHRTLLAIATSAYSSYSSDRQYREDFARVLTDTGLGEGDDPVTIDKVRLFFDHPGFVEPFYEGVRDAVAAFLADGVEASAVRVLFSTHSIPTADAERSGPRDVEWGEGGAYAAQHRAVAAHIMERLAEELPETGGSSWSLVYQSRSGPASQPWLEPDINDEIAELPAQGVKAVAIVPLGFISDHMEVLWDLDNEAIQSATDAGLRAVRTQTPGVHPAFVAGLIDLVEERLNGTPAAERPALTELGPWYDISRPGDSENVRLGFKPAAAGILP; encoded by the coding sequence ATGGAGGACGTGAACGAGCAGCGCGACGACAACCAGACTTCCGGATCGACCCCGGTCACCGCAACGCTGGAGCGCCCCGGACCGCTGTTCGCATCGAAGGCCGCGTCGTCCGGAGCGCCCTTCATCGAGACGCCTGTCGCCTATGACGCGATTCTGCTGGCGAGCTTCGGAGGCCCGGAGGGGCAGGACGACGTTATCCCGTTCCTCCGCAACGTCACGCGGGGCCGCGGCATCCCCGACGAGCGCCTTGAAGAGGTGGCGACGCATTACCGCCACTTCCACGGTGTGAGCCCCATCAACGAACAGAATCGCGAGCTCAAGGCCGCACTCGAGGCCGAGGTCGCGCGACGCGGACTGGATCTGCCGATCTACTGGGGCAACCGCAACTGGGACCCGTTCCTGGAGGACGCGGTGCGCGAGGCGCACGCCGACGGACACCGGACGCTGCTCGCGATCGCGACCAGCGCGTACAGCTCCTACTCGAGTGACCGCCAGTACCGCGAGGACTTCGCGCGCGTACTGACGGACACGGGTCTCGGCGAGGGGGACGATCCCGTCACCATCGACAAGGTGCGTCTCTTCTTCGACCACCCGGGATTCGTCGAGCCGTTCTACGAGGGCGTGCGCGATGCGGTCGCCGCCTTCCTGGCCGACGGCGTCGAGGCGTCCGCGGTCCGCGTCCTGTTCTCGACCCACAGCATCCCGACGGCCGACGCCGAGCGCTCGGGTCCGCGCGACGTCGAGTGGGGCGAGGGCGGCGCGTATGCCGCGCAGCACCGCGCGGTCGCCGCGCACATCATGGAGCGTCTCGCCGAGGAGCTTCCCGAGACGGGCGGGTCGAGCTGGAGCCTCGTCTACCAGTCCCGCTCCGGCCCTGCCTCGCAGCCGTGGCTCGAGCCCGACATCAACGACGAGATCGCCGAGCTGCCCGCGCAGGGTGTGAAGGCCGTCGCGATCGTGCCGCTCGGTTTCATCAGCGACCACATGGAGGTCCTCTGGGACCTGGACAACGAGGCGATCCAGTCGGCGACCGACGCGGGCCTGCGGGCGGTGCGCACCCAGACGCCGGGCGTGCACCCCGCCTTCGTCGCGGGCCTGATCGACCTCGTCGAGGAGCGACTGAACGGCACCCCCGCAGCCGAGCGGCCCGCGCTCACGGAGCTCGGCCCCTGGTACGACATCTCGCGCCCCGGTGACAGCGAGAACGTCCGGCTCGGCTTCAAGCCCGCGGCCGCGGGCATCCTGCCCTAG
- the pepN gene encoding aminopeptidase N has protein sequence MPGENLTRIEAHERRAVVDTRSYEVALDLTKGAEVFGSRSVVRFAGTPGASTFIDLIAREVREITLNGRELDPAVVFHDSRIQLDGLEAENELVVDADCLYTNTGEGLHRFVDPVDGEVYLYSQFEVPDSRRMFAVFEQPDLKATFQFTVTAPANWKVVSNAPTPEPITHDDAKTATWGFAPTQRISSYITALIAGPYEETRSELTNSEGRVIPLGVFARQSLWQYMDADYIFEKTRQGFAYFEEKFGYPYPFEKYDQLFVPEFNAGAMENAGAVTFTESYVFRSKVTDAMKERRVVTILHELAHMWFGDLVTMRWWNDLWLNESFAEWASTIATAEATEWTEAWTTFNAMEKTWAYRQDQLPSTHPVVAEINDLEDVQVNFDGITYAKGGSVLKQLAAWVGIDAFFSGVGAYFRKHAFSNTELSDLLVELERTSGRDLSGWSKKWLETAGVNTLSPVIDESGDGTISRFAITQTAPADYPTIRPHRLGIGFYNLTDGALVRTHSVELDVDGDLTEVPQLKGTRRPDLVLLNDQDLAYAKIRLDDRSLATAIEHLADIADPLARSLVWGAAWDQTRDAESAASDYVELVLRNIGRETESTTIRTTLAQLQLAANAYVAPERRDAVRRHVADGLWELAQGAEAGSDAQLQFVTAFASASATPAHADTVRRLRAGELALDGLAIDTDLSWQLLVSLAASGAADEAAIDEALDADNTAKGGEFAAQARAAIPTAAAKEAAWASLIHQDTLPNTIVRSAALGFVHPAGRALLEDYVGRYFDMLLPVWESRTYKIAEYLCELLYPAPLADTALREATRAWLSANPEAPAALRRIVLENLAGVERALAAQARDAE, from the coding sequence GTGCCTGGAGAGAACCTCACCCGCATCGAAGCGCACGAGCGTCGCGCCGTCGTCGACACCCGCTCCTACGAGGTCGCTCTCGACCTCACCAAGGGCGCGGAGGTGTTCGGCTCGCGCAGCGTCGTCCGCTTCGCAGGGACCCCGGGCGCTTCCACGTTCATCGACCTGATCGCGCGCGAGGTGCGAGAGATCACGCTCAACGGGCGCGAGCTGGACCCGGCCGTCGTGTTCCACGACTCGCGTATCCAGCTCGACGGTCTCGAGGCCGAGAACGAGCTGGTCGTCGATGCGGACTGCCTCTACACGAACACGGGCGAGGGACTGCACCGCTTCGTCGATCCCGTCGACGGCGAGGTCTATCTCTACTCGCAGTTCGAGGTTCCGGACTCGCGCCGCATGTTCGCGGTGTTCGAGCAGCCCGATCTCAAGGCGACGTTCCAGTTCACGGTGACGGCACCGGCGAACTGGAAGGTGGTCTCGAACGCGCCCACGCCCGAGCCCATCACGCACGACGACGCCAAGACGGCCACCTGGGGCTTCGCGCCCACCCAGCGGATCTCGTCCTACATCACGGCGCTCATCGCCGGCCCCTACGAGGAGACCCGCTCCGAGCTGACGAACTCGGAGGGTCGCGTCATCCCGCTCGGCGTGTTCGCGCGGCAGAGCCTGTGGCAGTACATGGACGCCGACTACATCTTCGAGAAGACCCGTCAGGGCTTCGCCTACTTCGAGGAGAAGTTCGGCTACCCCTACCCGTTCGAGAAGTACGACCAGCTGTTCGTGCCGGAGTTCAACGCCGGCGCCATGGAGAACGCGGGCGCGGTGACGTTCACCGAGTCGTACGTGTTCCGCAGCAAGGTGACGGACGCGATGAAGGAGCGTCGCGTCGTGACGATCCTGCACGAGCTCGCGCACATGTGGTTCGGCGACCTCGTGACGATGCGCTGGTGGAACGACCTGTGGCTCAACGAGTCGTTCGCCGAGTGGGCGTCGACCATCGCGACCGCCGAGGCCACCGAGTGGACCGAGGCGTGGACGACCTTCAACGCCATGGAGAAGACCTGGGCCTACCGCCAGGACCAGCTGCCCTCGACGCATCCCGTCGTCGCCGAGATCAACGACCTGGAGGACGTGCAGGTCAACTTCGACGGCATCACCTACGCCAAGGGCGGCTCGGTGCTCAAGCAGCTCGCCGCGTGGGTGGGCATCGACGCGTTCTTCTCCGGCGTGGGCGCGTACTTCCGCAAGCACGCGTTCTCCAACACCGAGCTGAGCGACCTGCTCGTCGAGCTCGAGCGCACGAGCGGCCGCGACCTGTCGGGCTGGTCCAAGAAGTGGCTGGAGACGGCGGGCGTCAACACCCTCTCGCCGGTCATCGACGAATCCGGCGACGGCACGATCTCGCGCTTCGCGATCACGCAGACGGCGCCGGCCGACTACCCCACGATCCGGCCCCACCGCCTGGGCATCGGCTTCTACAACCTGACGGACGGCGCTCTCGTGCGCACGCACAGCGTCGAGCTGGACGTGGACGGCGACCTCACCGAGGTGCCGCAGCTGAAGGGCACGCGGCGCCCCGACCTCGTGCTGCTGAACGATCAGGACCTCGCCTACGCGAAGATCCGCCTCGACGACCGATCGCTCGCGACCGCGATCGAGCACCTCGCGGACATCGCGGATCCGCTCGCCCGCTCTCTCGTGTGGGGTGCGGCGTGGGACCAGACCCGCGACGCCGAGTCGGCCGCGAGCGACTACGTCGAGCTCGTGCTGCGCAACATCGGACGCGAGACCGAGTCGACGACGATCCGCACGACGCTCGCCCAGCTGCAGCTCGCGGCGAACGCGTACGTCGCGCCGGAGCGGCGCGACGCCGTTCGCCGGCACGTCGCCGACGGGCTCTGGGAGCTCGCGCAGGGGGCCGAGGCCGGCAGCGACGCGCAGCTGCAGTTCGTCACGGCGTTCGCGTCGGCATCCGCGACGCCCGCGCACGCGGACACCGTGCGCCGGCTGCGCGCGGGCGAGCTCGCGCTGGACGGCCTCGCGATCGACACGGATCTGTCGTGGCAGCTCCTCGTCTCCCTCGCGGCGAGCGGTGCAGCCGACGAGGCCGCGATCGACGAGGCGCTCGACGCCGACAACACCGCCAAGGGCGGAGAGTTCGCCGCGCAGGCACGCGCCGCGATCCCGACCGCGGCCGCCAAGGAGGCGGCGTGGGCATCGCTGATCCACCAGGACACCCTGCCGAACACGATCGTGCGCTCCGCGGCGCTCGGCTTCGTGCACCCTGCCGGACGCGCGCTGCTGGAGGACTACGTCGGCCGCTACTTCGACATGCTGCTGCCGGTCTGGGAATCGCGGACCTACAAGATCGCCGAGTACCTGTGCGAGCTGCTCTACCCCGCGCCGCTCGCCGACACGGCGCTGCGCGAGGCGACCCGCGCCTGGCTGAGCGCGAACCCGGAGGCCCCCGCCGCGCTGCGCCGCATCGTGCTGGAGAACCTCGCGGGCGTCGAGCGCGCGCTCGCGGCGCAGGCCCGCGACGCGGAATGA
- a CDS encoding mechanosensitive ion channel domain-containing protein gives MRFTNTDDTVDKALTVGERALDVLMIIGGKLLWIAVTIVVCALIAWLLRVLVRRVVDRIVRGAKSKARIDDTRALDRSPLASVRLVQRTRTLGSILTNIINTTVVIVAIILIINVIDENLLGSFALISAAIGAGLGFGAQNIVKDVLNGILIVAEDQIGIGDVVDLGLATGVVEFVSVRITHVRDVNGTLWYVRNGEITRIGNMSQGWSRVVIDVGLPADVDVPAVEAALLDTADELAKDKRWRSRIIDKPEVWGLESVAGETLIVRLVLRAKPSAKDDVAHELRMRLRETVNELGHELPSLETVTLAGADGALRVRGANPPRTEPQPIPERPSWRPLGRRKKTTDADVAPVTTSPARNAPANSLDDEPIVDGDLDETAPSADAPGEAPDGDGGHPGKDRAL, from the coding sequence ATGAGATTCACGAACACGGACGACACGGTGGACAAGGCGCTGACCGTCGGCGAGCGAGCTCTGGATGTGCTCATGATCATCGGAGGAAAGCTCCTCTGGATCGCGGTCACGATCGTCGTCTGCGCCCTCATCGCGTGGCTGCTGCGCGTGCTCGTGCGCCGCGTGGTCGACCGCATCGTGCGAGGCGCCAAGAGCAAGGCGAGGATCGACGACACTCGCGCGCTCGACAGGTCGCCGCTGGCCTCTGTGCGCCTCGTGCAGCGCACGCGCACGCTCGGCTCCATCCTGACGAACATCATCAACACGACCGTCGTGATCGTGGCGATCATCCTGATCATCAACGTGATCGACGAGAACCTGCTCGGCTCCTTCGCGCTGATCAGCGCCGCGATCGGCGCGGGTCTCGGCTTCGGCGCGCAGAACATCGTGAAGGACGTGCTCAACGGCATCCTGATCGTCGCGGAGGATCAGATCGGCATCGGCGACGTCGTCGATCTGGGACTCGCGACCGGGGTCGTGGAGTTCGTGAGCGTGCGCATCACGCACGTGCGCGACGTGAACGGCACGCTCTGGTACGTCCGCAACGGCGAGATCACCCGCATCGGCAACATGTCGCAGGGCTGGTCACGCGTCGTGATCGACGTGGGCCTGCCGGCCGACGTGGACGTCCCCGCGGTCGAGGCGGCGCTGCTCGACACGGCCGACGAGCTCGCGAAGGACAAGCGCTGGCGCTCGCGCATCATCGACAAGCCCGAGGTGTGGGGCCTCGAGTCGGTGGCGGGCGAGACGCTCATCGTGCGTCTCGTGCTGCGGGCCAAGCCGAGCGCGAAGGACGATGTCGCCCACGAGCTGCGCATGCGGCTGCGCGAGACGGTGAACGAGCTCGGCCACGAGCTGCCCTCGCTCGAGACCGTGACGCTCGCCGGTGCCGACGGGGCGCTGCGCGTGCGCGGCGCGAACCCGCCACGCACCGAGCCGCAGCCGATCCCGGAGCGCCCGTCGTGGCGCCCACTCGGTCGGCGCAAGAAGACGACCGACGCCGACGTCGCCCCCGTCACCACCTCGCCCGCTCGGAACGCCCCGGCGAACTCCCTGGACGACGAGCCGATCGTCGACGGCGATCTGGATGAGACGGCCCCGTCCGCCGACGCCCCCGGTGAAGCGCCGGACGGCGACGGCGGCCACCCCGGAAAGGACCGTGCCCTGTGA
- a CDS encoding globin — protein MSLGIRPEGHGEHPSITFYEAIGGHETFVKLVDAFYRGVADDPVLKPMYPEEDLGPAKERLTLFLEQYWGGPTTYSENRGHPRLRMRHMPFHVNPDARDRWLQHMRTAVDELGLAPLHEETLWDYLQRAAHAMVNTFEPTPGTSAP, from the coding sequence ATGAGCCTGGGGATCCGGCCGGAGGGGCACGGGGAGCACCCGTCGATCACGTTCTACGAGGCGATCGGCGGCCATGAGACGTTCGTGAAGCTCGTCGACGCTTTCTACCGCGGCGTCGCGGACGATCCGGTGCTCAAGCCGATGTACCCCGAGGAGGATCTCGGGCCTGCCAAGGAGCGACTCACGCTGTTCCTCGAGCAGTACTGGGGCGGACCGACGACCTACAGCGAGAACCGTGGCCACCCGCGGCTGCGGATGCGGCACATGCCGTTCCACGTCAACCCCGACGCGCGCGACCGCTGGCTGCAGCACATGCGCACGGCGGTCGACGAGCTCGGCCTGGCGCCGCTGCACGAGGAGACGCTGTGGGACTACTTGCAGCGCGCCGCCCACGCGATGGTCAACACGTTCGAGCCCACGCCCGGCACCTCGGCGCCCTGA
- a CDS encoding acyl-CoA thioesterase, translating to MTDAAAAADPIDVLLDVLSLGETGARTSEDIFTASSHPMPSGRVFGGQVLGQSIVAASRTLPPERAPHSLHGYFLRPGDVRKPLTFSVDRIHDGRSFSRRRIQAFQDGEPIFSAIASFQDEDPGLEHQLPMPDVPGPEELSGPSPLVADRPDASLLLRANPIEVRHVGTDIYLSVDEREPRQAVWTRLRRPIGDDPVLHRAALAYLTDFTIQESVLRAHGVPWATPGIRTASLDHAIWWHRFGRADEWLLYVQESPSARGGRGLAQGHLYTRDGRLLASVAQEVMLRVP from the coding sequence ATGACCGACGCCGCAGCCGCTGCCGATCCGATTGACGTGCTCCTGGACGTGCTGTCCCTCGGCGAGACCGGCGCTCGCACGAGCGAGGACATCTTCACCGCGTCGTCCCACCCGATGCCGAGCGGCCGGGTGTTCGGCGGGCAGGTGCTCGGCCAGTCGATCGTCGCCGCCTCGCGCACGCTGCCCCCGGAGCGCGCCCCTCATTCGCTGCACGGGTACTTCCTGCGGCCCGGCGATGTGCGAAAGCCCCTCACGTTCTCCGTCGACCGCATCCACGACGGCCGGTCCTTCTCGCGTCGGCGCATCCAGGCCTTCCAGGACGGCGAGCCGATCTTCTCCGCCATCGCCTCGTTCCAGGACGAGGACCCGGGCCTCGAGCACCAGCTTCCGATGCCGGACGTCCCCGGACCGGAGGAGCTGAGCGGGCCGTCGCCGCTCGTGGCTGACCGGCCGGACGCGTCGCTGCTCCTGCGCGCCAACCCCATCGAGGTGCGCCACGTCGGCACCGACATCTACCTGTCGGTGGACGAGCGCGAGCCGCGGCAGGCGGTCTGGACCCGCCTGCGGCGCCCCATCGGGGACGACCCCGTGCTGCACCGCGCGGCGCTCGCGTACCTGACCGACTTCACGATCCAGGAGTCGGTGCTGCGTGCCCACGGCGTGCCGTGGGCCACGCCCGGCATCCGCACGGCGAGCCTCGACCACGCCATCTGGTGGCACCGCTTCGGGCGGGCGGACGAGTGGCTGCTGTACGTCCAGGAGTCGCCCAGCGCGCGCGGCGGGCGAGGACTGGCGCAGGGGCACCTCTACACCCGCGACGGCCGGCTGCTCGCGTCCGTCGCGCAGGAGGTCATGCTCCGGGTGCCCTAG
- the sufU gene encoding Fe-S cluster assembly sulfur transfer protein SufU, with amino-acid sequence MSAGLEELYRELILDHSRNPQGKGDPATTAHTHHELNPSCGDEITMGVTVGADGRIERLVWDGQGCSISMASASVMADMLAGAPKAEALERVEEFRTMLRSRSAGDPPESLEDAAAFQGVAKYVMRIKCAMLGWVALEACLKQTD; translated from the coding sequence ATGAGCGCCGGGCTGGAGGAGCTGTATCGCGAGCTGATCCTCGACCACTCGCGCAATCCGCAGGGCAAGGGCGATCCGGCGACGACCGCGCACACCCATCACGAGCTCAACCCGTCGTGCGGCGATGAGATCACGATGGGCGTCACGGTCGGTGCGGACGGCCGCATCGAGCGGCTCGTCTGGGACGGCCAGGGCTGCAGCATCTCGATGGCCTCCGCCTCGGTCATGGCGGACATGCTCGCCGGCGCTCCGAAGGCTGAGGCGCTCGAGCGGGTCGAGGAGTTCCGCACGATGCTGCGATCGCGCAGCGCCGGCGATCCGCCCGAGTCGCTCGAGGACGCCGCGGCGTTCCAGGGCGTCGCGAAGTACGTGATGCGCATCAAGTGCGCGATGCTCGGCTGGGTCGCCCTCGAGGCCTGCCTGAAGCAGACGGACTGA
- a CDS encoding aminotransferase class V-fold PLP-dependent enzyme codes for MNTTSTTPTTPTAFTRDVYPYLRHNADRTYLDSAATSQRPDAVLAAEDDFARTEYAAVHRGSSMATGEATWAFEGAREGIARFVGAAEREIVFTENATDALNVVALGLSDAATFGVPQLAFGPGDEIVVTEAEHHANLIPWQRLARRTGATLRAVPVDEHGLWSMDDLAAVMSERTRLVAFAHVSNVTGYIAPVADVVQLARESGALSVLDACQSAPHLPLDLGALDVDFAAFSSHKMLGPTGIGALYGRAELLDQLPPARTGGSTITTVTIDDAEFLPAPQRFEAGTQPVTQAVGFGAAAAYLAEIGMDRVRAHEAEMAGLLVDAVSAVPGVTLVGPEAGSERAGLVSFVVDGVHAHDVGQFLDDRGITVRTGHHCAQPLHRRLGVAATTRASAYVYTSADDVARFGAALAEVRAFFGADR; via the coding sequence ATGAACACGACTTCGACCACGCCCACCACGCCGACCGCGTTCACCCGCGACGTCTACCCGTACCTGCGCCACAACGCCGACCGCACCTACCTGGACTCGGCGGCGACGTCGCAGCGTCCGGATGCCGTGCTCGCGGCCGAGGACGACTTCGCGCGCACGGAGTACGCGGCCGTGCATCGCGGATCCAGCATGGCGACGGGAGAGGCCACCTGGGCCTTCGAGGGCGCGCGTGAGGGGATCGCGCGGTTCGTCGGCGCGGCGGAGCGCGAGATCGTGTTCACCGAGAACGCCACCGACGCGCTCAACGTGGTCGCGCTGGGCCTCTCGGACGCCGCGACGTTCGGCGTCCCGCAGCTGGCCTTCGGGCCCGGCGACGAGATCGTCGTGACCGAGGCCGAGCACCACGCGAACCTCATTCCGTGGCAGCGCCTCGCGCGCCGCACGGGCGCGACGCTGCGCGCGGTGCCCGTCGACGAGCACGGCCTGTGGTCGATGGATGACCTGGCTGCGGTGATGAGCGAGCGGACCCGCCTCGTGGCGTTCGCACACGTGTCGAACGTCACCGGGTACATCGCACCCGTCGCGGACGTCGTGCAGCTCGCCCGCGAGTCGGGGGCGCTGAGCGTGCTGGACGCGTGCCAGTCGGCGCCGCACCTCCCGCTGGATCTCGGCGCCCTCGACGTCGACTTCGCCGCGTTCTCGTCGCACAAGATGCTCGGACCCACAGGGATCGGCGCACTCTACGGACGCGCCGAGCTGCTGGATCAGCTGCCGCCCGCTCGCACCGGAGGGTCCACGATCACCACCGTGACGATCGACGATGCCGAGTTCCTGCCGGCGCCGCAGCGCTTCGAGGCGGGAACCCAGCCGGTGACGCAGGCTGTCGGCTTCGGTGCCGCGGCCGCGTACCTGGCCGAGATCGGCATGGATCGCGTGCGCGCACACGAGGCGGAGATGGCGGGACTGCTCGTCGACGCCGTCTCGGCGGTGCCGGGCGTCACGCTCGTGGGGCCGGAGGCCGGCTCCGAGCGCGCGGGTCTGGTGAGCTTCGTGGTCGACGGCGTGCATGCGCACGACGTCGGGCAGTTCCTCGACGACCGCGGCATCACGGTGCGCACGGGCCACCACTGCGCGCAGCCGCTGCACCGCCGGCTCGGCGTCGCCGCGACCACCCGCGCGAGCGCCTACGTGTACACGTCGGCCGACGACGTCGCGCGCTTCGGCGCGGCCCTCGCCGAGGTGCGTGCCTTCTTCGGAGCCGACCGATGA
- a CDS encoding acyl-CoA thioesterase, whose amino-acid sequence MTRVHIPIHRRWGDLDALGHVNNTSMLKLLEEARLRAFWVSDDPDDQAPTAVFDASALEGGGPIATLIARQEIEYLAPVPYEKKPLDVQLWLGRVGGSSAEICYEVFSPVGSEPQVKYARASAVVVLVDTASGRPTRLPEEVRSVWAPYVEEPIAFSRR is encoded by the coding sequence ATGACTCGCGTCCACATCCCGATCCACCGCCGCTGGGGCGACCTCGATGCACTCGGCCACGTGAACAACACGTCGATGCTCAAGCTGCTCGAGGAGGCGCGCCTGCGCGCGTTCTGGGTGTCGGACGATCCGGACGACCAGGCGCCCACCGCGGTGTTCGATGCGAGCGCCCTGGAGGGCGGCGGGCCCATCGCGACGCTCATCGCGCGGCAGGAGATCGAGTACCTCGCGCCCGTGCCCTACGAGAAGAAGCCGCTCGACGTGCAGCTGTGGCTCGGTCGCGTCGGAGGGTCGAGCGCCGAGATCTGCTACGAAGTCTTCAGCCCCGTCGGCAGCGAGCCGCAGGTGAAGTACGCGCGGGCCTCGGCGGTCGTCGTGCTGGTGGACACCGCATCGGGCCGGCCCACACGGCTGCCGGAAGAGGTGCGGAGCGTGTGGGCGCCCTACGTCGAGGAGCCGATCGCCTTCAGCCGCCGCTGA